A portion of the Sphingomonas sp. genome contains these proteins:
- a CDS encoding TIM barrel protein, protein MTMITRRGLMASSLATWALSAVPACSAPAGRLKQSVSRWCYQDIPLDTLCAAAAKMGLQGIDLLEPADYETPRRHGLRCTMGYAAPGMTIAHGLNRREHHDAFEQAFRIGIPQAAKAGVPNVIAFSGNRQGMSDAEGAENTIAGLKRLKPIAEDHDVTICVELLNSKRDHHDYMADHTAWGVQVAKEVASPRVKLLYDIYHMQIMEGDLIATIRESLPWIGHFHTGGVPGRHNLDDTQEVDWHAVAKSIADLGFQGYFAHEFMPTGDPLTALAQAVRTCTV, encoded by the coding sequence ATGACGATGATCACCCGGCGTGGACTGATGGCTTCGTCGCTCGCAACTTGGGCGCTGTCTGCCGTGCCCGCCTGTTCGGCGCCAGCCGGACGGCTCAAGCAGTCGGTCAGCCGCTGGTGCTATCAGGACATTCCGCTCGACACGCTGTGCGCCGCCGCCGCGAAGATGGGCCTGCAGGGCATCGATCTGCTCGAACCCGCCGACTATGAAACGCCGCGCCGCCACGGCCTGCGCTGCACCATGGGCTATGCCGCCCCGGGCATGACGATCGCGCACGGCCTCAACCGGCGCGAGCATCACGATGCCTTCGAGCAGGCATTCCGCATCGGCATCCCCCAGGCGGCCAAGGCGGGCGTGCCCAACGTCATCGCCTTTTCCGGCAATCGCCAGGGCATGTCCGATGCCGAGGGCGCGGAGAACACCATCGCCGGGCTCAAGCGCCTCAAGCCGATCGCCGAGGACCATGACGTGACGATCTGCGTCGAGCTGCTCAACAGCAAGCGTGACCACCACGACTATATGGCCGACCATACCGCCTGGGGCGTGCAGGTCGCCAAGGAAGTGGCCTCGCCGCGGGTGAAGCTGCTCTACGACATCTATCACATGCAGATCATGGAGGGCGACCTGATCGCCACGATCCGCGAAAGCCTGCCCTGGATCGGCCATTTCCACACCGGCGGCGTGCCCGGTCGCCACAATCTCGACGACACCCAGGAGGTCGATTGGCACGCGGTGGCGAAGAGCATCGCCGATCTCGGCTTCCAGGGCTATTTCGCGCACGAGTTCATGCCGACCGGCGACCCGCTGACCGCGCTCGCCCAGGCAGTACGCACCTGCACGGTCTGA
- a CDS encoding ROK family transcriptional regulator, with protein MRYPAVSLLDEEKRLLWQLRTQGPQSRSALAEVLQISNAAISKLTKALIGQALVEELPAAPLAGRGRPTVPLRISPAGGYAVGLALYAGILEIAIVDYAGGTIALTSEKIGPLDPQGFARHVDRRIHDLALEHRLLGRRLYGIGFAAPGPALSRDGNRWHIVRNLPGWKDAPLRDLFEETLRLPVWIENDATAAALAEYYLGGLIQRCTTAIVILLGHGVGAGIVHEGRLMRGESGGAGEIGMFYSGDRPRPTTLDLIATLQAAGCPVQSLADFEEAIPGYEAVVEGWQERAADQLLQTINSALAWLDPGAIRLMSPLPAPIMHGLAERLNRRAITWGDHVATSDRGRCPIEISQLGGAGSALGAALLPIHASIARV; from the coding sequence ATGAGATATCCCGCCGTCTCGCTGCTCGACGAGGAGAAGCGCCTTCTCTGGCAGCTGCGCACCCAGGGTCCCCAGTCACGCTCGGCGCTGGCCGAGGTGCTGCAGATCAGCAACGCCGCGATCTCGAAGCTGACCAAGGCGCTGATCGGGCAGGCGCTGGTCGAGGAACTGCCCGCCGCACCGCTCGCCGGTCGCGGGCGGCCGACGGTGCCGCTGCGCATCTCCCCAGCCGGCGGCTATGCCGTGGGGCTGGCGCTCTATGCGGGCATCCTCGAGATCGCCATCGTCGACTATGCCGGCGGCACCATCGCGCTCACCTCCGAGAAGATCGGACCGCTCGACCCGCAGGGCTTCGCGCGCCATGTCGACCGCCGCATCCACGATCTCGCGCTCGAGCATCGACTGCTCGGCCGCCGGCTCTATGGCATCGGTTTCGCCGCGCCCGGCCCGGCGCTGTCGCGCGACGGCAATCGCTGGCACATCGTCCGCAACCTGCCCGGCTGGAAGGACGCGCCGCTGCGCGACCTGTTCGAGGAGACGCTACGCCTGCCGGTGTGGATCGAGAATGACGCCACGGCGGCCGCGCTCGCCGAATATTATCTGGGCGGGCTTATCCAGCGCTGCACCACGGCGATCGTGATCCTGCTCGGCCATGGCGTCGGGGCGGGGATCGTCCATGAAGGCCGGCTGATGCGCGGCGAGTCGGGCGGGGCAGGGGAGATCGGCATGTTCTATTCCGGCGACCGGCCGCGCCCGACCACGCTCGACCTGATCGCGACGCTGCAGGCGGCGGGCTGCCCGGTGCAATCGCTCGCGGATTTCGAGGAGGCGATCCCCGGCTATGAGGCGGTGGTCGAAGGCTGGCAGGAGCGCGCCGCAGACCAGCTGCTCCAGACGATCAATTCGGCGCTGGCCTGGCTCGATCCCGGCGCGATCCGGCTGATGAGCCCGCTGCCCGCGCCGATCATGCACGGCCTCGCCGAACGGCTGAACCGCCGCGCGATCACCTGGGGCGATCACGTCGCGACCAGCGACCGCGGCCGCTGCCCGATCGAGATCTCGCAGCTGGGCGGCGCGGGGTCTGCCTTGGGTGCGGCGCTGCTGCCGATCCATGCCTCGATCGCGCGGGTCTGA
- a CDS encoding TolC family protein: MKRLFAAALAASACASPLQAQTAAASSVSDAGPVLSLEQAVAAAGGTAPAAEAAGAVLDAARANRTVAGLRPNPVVQGQVENIAGSGAYRGLRSAETTIGLAFPIERGGKRGARVAVADAQLSRAQIEAAIAAADIGLQVTQLYVEAAAAERRVAAAQEQARIAGEALNAANVRVRAGRASPLEAQRADVRRISAEANLARQRRLADGARTNLARRIGKPVTALDGTLLDRLPAADAQGPILPAHAAGTLALAAVEADVAVANAGVRLARANRVPDVNVGPAIRRLEATSDLAAVFTISMPIPLFSNGSAALAQATAQRTQADAVRRLRTLDVEQAITDAQVQAENAATTARAAAGPALDAAQEAARIARIGYREGKFGQLDLLDAERSLAETRLAAIDALATYQIARAQLERLTARAPKGDTQ, encoded by the coding sequence ATGAAACGACTTTTTGCGGCCGCATTGGCCGCGAGCGCCTGCGCATCGCCGCTGCAGGCGCAAACCGCCGCGGCGTCCTCGGTATCGGACGCTGGCCCCGTGCTTTCGCTCGAACAGGCGGTTGCTGCGGCGGGTGGAACCGCCCCCGCAGCCGAGGCTGCCGGGGCCGTCCTCGATGCCGCGCGAGCGAACCGCACGGTAGCCGGGCTGCGGCCCAATCCCGTGGTTCAGGGGCAGGTCGAAAACATCGCCGGCAGCGGCGCCTATCGTGGGCTGCGCAGCGCGGAGACGACGATCGGGCTGGCCTTCCCCATTGAGCGGGGCGGCAAGCGCGGTGCGCGCGTCGCGGTCGCCGACGCACAGCTTTCCCGCGCCCAGATCGAGGCGGCGATTGCCGCTGCCGACATCGGGTTGCAGGTGACGCAGCTCTATGTCGAGGCGGCCGCCGCCGAGCGCCGGGTCGCCGCCGCGCAGGAGCAGGCGCGGATCGCCGGCGAGGCCCTGAACGCGGCGAACGTCCGCGTGCGCGCCGGACGGGCGTCTCCGCTGGAAGCGCAGCGCGCTGATGTCAGGCGGATCAGTGCCGAGGCAAACCTTGCCCGCCAGCGCCGCCTGGCCGACGGTGCCCGGACCAATCTGGCGCGGAGGATCGGCAAGCCGGTCACCGCGCTCGACGGTACCTTGCTCGATCGCTTGCCCGCGGCCGATGCCCAAGGCCCGATCCTGCCCGCACATGCCGCCGGCACGCTCGCCCTGGCGGCAGTCGAGGCCGATGTCGCGGTTGCCAATGCCGGCGTCCGTCTGGCCCGTGCCAATCGCGTGCCGGATGTGAACGTCGGACCTGCGATACGTCGACTCGAGGCGACCAGCGATCTTGCAGCGGTGTTCACCATATCGATGCCGATCCCGCTGTTCAGCAACGGCAGCGCGGCGCTCGCGCAGGCGACCGCACAGCGGACGCAGGCGGATGCGGTGCGCCGACTTCGCACGCTCGACGTCGAACAGGCGATCACCGACGCGCAGGTCCAGGCCGAGAATGCCGCGACCACCGCACGCGCCGCTGCCGGTCCGGCGCTGGACGCGGCGCAGGAAGCCGCCCGCATCGCCCGCATCGGCTACCGCGAGGGCAAGTTCGGCCAACTCGACCTGCTCGATGCCGAACGCAGCCTGGCCGAGACGCGCCTCGCCGCGATCGATGCGCTCGCCACCTATCAGATTGCCCGCGCGCAGCTGGAGCGCCTGACCGCCCGCGCGCCCAAGGGAGACACGCAGTGA
- a CDS encoding SDR family NAD(P)-dependent oxidoreductase: protein MTITLGDFTTADDVLDGVDLAGKRILITGVSAGLGVETARALAAHGADVVGAARDLGKAARATAVVRAAAISGNGKLALVQLDLANLANVRACADALRADGRPFDVVINNAGVMATPFGHTVDGFETQFGTNHLGHFLLVNRIAPLIRAGGRVVSVASAGHRFADVDGRSEFRAWPLCPLPRLWAVQDGECAFRAGL from the coding sequence ATGACGATCACGCTCGGCGACTTCACTACCGCCGACGACGTGCTGGACGGCGTCGATCTGGCCGGCAAGCGAATCCTCATCACAGGCGTTTCCGCCGGTCTGGGCGTGGAAACCGCCCGCGCGCTTGCCGCGCACGGCGCCGATGTCGTCGGTGCAGCGCGCGATCTTGGAAAGGCAGCGCGCGCCACCGCCGTCGTTCGTGCGGCAGCGATCAGCGGCAACGGGAAACTGGCGCTGGTGCAGCTTGACCTTGCCAATCTCGCCAACGTGCGCGCCTGCGCCGATGCGCTGCGCGCCGACGGACGCCCCTTCGACGTCGTGATCAACAATGCGGGCGTGATGGCGACTCCGTTCGGCCATACGGTCGATGGGTTCGAGACGCAGTTCGGGACGAACCATCTGGGCCACTTCCTGCTCGTCAATCGTATCGCGCCGCTGATCCGTGCCGGCGGACGCGTGGTTTCGGTCGCGTCCGCGGGGCATCGCTTCGCCGATGTCGATGGACGATCCGAATTTCGAGCATGGCCCTTATGCCCCCTTCCTCGCCTATGGGCGGTCCAAGACGGCGAATGTGCTTTTCGCGCTGGGCTTTGA
- a CDS encoding AraC family transcriptional regulator, with protein sequence MTVDRATIGALLDELPDPSPASTRGFAIHGVTAPLLDALHRLLELLDTPQDIPALGQARYRELMYRLLQNDDGQLRQIAQEDSRLSRIHRAIGWLRSHYDQALCIDDLADRAGMSRASFYRHFKAATSMSPLQFQKILRLQEARRLLRQASSAQTSAHRVGYESASQFSRDYARLFGLPPARDAARLRAVSSDPIEV encoded by the coding sequence ATGACCGTGGATCGCGCCACCATCGGTGCGCTGCTGGACGAATTGCCAGACCCGTCCCCCGCCTCCACGCGCGGCTTCGCGATCCATGGCGTCACCGCGCCATTGCTGGACGCCTTGCACCGATTGCTGGAACTCCTCGACACGCCGCAGGATATTCCCGCCCTCGGGCAGGCGCGGTATCGCGAACTAATGTATCGACTGCTCCAGAACGACGACGGGCAGCTGCGCCAGATCGCGCAGGAAGATAGCCGCCTGTCGCGGATCCATCGCGCGATCGGGTGGCTCCGCAGCCATTACGACCAGGCCCTATGCATCGACGACCTCGCCGATCGGGCCGGCATGAGCCGCGCATCCTTCTACCGTCACTTCAAGGCGGCGACGTCGATGAGCCCGCTGCAGTTCCAGAAAATCCTGCGCCTGCAGGAGGCGAGGCGCCTTTTGCGTCAAGCCAGCAGCGCGCAGACAAGCGCGCATCGGGTCGGCTATGAAAGCGCCTCGCAATTCAGCCGCGACTATGCCCGGCTGTTCGGTCTGCCGCCTGCGCGCGACGCTGCGCGCCTACGGGCGGTGTCGAGCGATCCAATCGAGGTCTGA